The Streptomonospora litoralis genome window below encodes:
- the betT gene encoding choline BCCT transporter BetT has protein sequence MSTTGGNRKEPEPGDPATAVKQRPARSTLKPVVFVGSSVVILAVSIWAIITPTGANYVIGTLVGWISRGFGWYYFLVATLYLLFVVVIALSRFGNVKLGPQHSTPDYGMFAWASMLFAAGIGIDLLFFSVSGPVTHYLAPPAGDAQTTEAARQAVVWSLFHYGITGWAMYALMGMALGYFAFRYRLPLAIRSALYPLIGKRIHGGVGDAVDLAAIIGTVFGISVSLGIGVVQLNYGLNVLFGIPEGVAAQTGLIIVAVLVATVSAVAGVDRGIRRLSELNVVLAIVLMVYVLIAEGPVWLLNALVLNIGDYLSRFPSITLNTFAYDQPIDWLNAWTLFFWAWWIAWAPFVGMFLARISRGRTIRQFVAATLVIPLLYTLTFLSIFGNSALSIVMGGNTEFGETTMNTPEQGFYTLLTQYPGFTFTAGLATVVGLLLYVTSADSGALVTGNLSSHLPTPITDARPWLRIYWAAATGLLTLAMLIVGGVDALTNATIIMGLPFSFVMLLVMWGLYRALRVEGFRTDASRTALPSPPGGRPWRQRLARATTFPGRRAAARFVQEVCRPAFHDVAAELREQGADASIVEETDEDTGIPHLELQVPMGAEEAFSYRVWPIEVPTPAFAMRVLTENDTYVRFEVYLTEGSQGYDVMGYSKEQLIGNILDEYERHLEFLRLHREAVADSALPDHGPGTADVQQEEDGER, from the coding sequence GTGTCGACCACCGGAGGAAATCGCAAAGAGCCGGAACCGGGGGATCCGGCGACCGCGGTCAAACAGCGGCCCGCGAGGAGCACACTCAAACCGGTGGTCTTCGTCGGCTCGTCGGTAGTGATCCTCGCGGTCTCGATCTGGGCGATCATCACGCCGACGGGCGCCAACTACGTCATCGGGACGCTCGTCGGCTGGATCTCCCGCGGATTCGGCTGGTACTACTTCCTCGTCGCCACCCTGTACCTGCTGTTCGTGGTGGTCATCGCGCTGTCGCGGTTCGGCAACGTCAAGCTCGGTCCCCAGCACTCCACACCCGACTACGGCATGTTCGCCTGGGCCTCCATGCTGTTCGCCGCGGGTATCGGCATCGACCTGCTGTTCTTCTCCGTGTCCGGGCCGGTCACCCACTACCTGGCGCCGCCCGCGGGAGACGCGCAGACCACCGAGGCCGCCCGGCAGGCCGTCGTGTGGTCGCTGTTCCACTACGGCATCACCGGATGGGCGATGTACGCGCTGATGGGCATGGCGCTGGGCTACTTCGCGTTCCGCTACCGCCTCCCGCTGGCGATCCGCTCGGCCCTGTACCCGCTCATCGGCAAGCGCATCCACGGCGGCGTCGGCGACGCGGTCGACCTCGCGGCCATCATCGGCACCGTCTTCGGCATCTCCGTGTCGCTGGGGATCGGCGTCGTGCAGCTCAACTACGGGTTGAACGTCCTCTTCGGCATCCCGGAGGGCGTCGCGGCGCAGACCGGGCTGATCATCGTCGCCGTGCTCGTGGCGACGGTGTCCGCCGTCGCCGGCGTCGACCGGGGCATCCGGCGGCTTTCCGAGCTCAACGTCGTGCTCGCCATCGTCCTGATGGTATACGTGCTGATCGCCGAGGGACCCGTCTGGCTGCTCAACGCCCTCGTCCTGAACATCGGCGACTACCTCAGCCGCTTCCCGTCGATCACCCTGAACACCTTCGCCTACGACCAGCCGATCGACTGGCTCAACGCCTGGACGCTGTTCTTCTGGGCCTGGTGGATCGCCTGGGCGCCGTTCGTCGGGATGTTCCTCGCGCGGATCTCGCGCGGCCGCACCATCCGGCAGTTCGTCGCCGCCACGCTGGTGATCCCGCTGCTGTACACGCTGACGTTCCTGTCGATCTTCGGGAACAGCGCGCTGAGCATCGTGATGGGCGGCAACACCGAGTTCGGCGAGACCACCATGAACACGCCGGAGCAGGGGTTCTACACGCTGCTCACGCAGTACCCGGGTTTCACCTTCACCGCCGGGCTGGCCACGGTCGTGGGGTTGCTGCTCTACGTCACCTCGGCCGACTCCGGCGCGCTGGTGACCGGCAACCTCAGCTCGCATCTGCCCACACCGATCACCGACGCGCGACCGTGGCTGCGCATCTACTGGGCGGCGGCGACCGGCCTGCTCACCCTGGCCATGCTCATCGTCGGCGGGGTGGACGCGTTGACCAACGCGACCATCATCATGGGGCTGCCGTTCTCGTTCGTGATGCTCCTGGTCATGTGGGGCCTGTACCGGGCGCTGCGGGTCGAAGGCTTCCGCACGGACGCGTCCCGGACCGCCCTGCCGTCGCCGCCCGGAGGCCGGCCCTGGCGGCAGCGGCTCGCGCGGGCGACGACCTTCCCCGGCAGGCGCGCGGCAGCCAGATTCGTGCAGGAGGTGTGCCGTCCCGCGTTCCACGATGTCGCGGCGGAGCTGCGCGAACAGGGCGCGGACGCGTCGATCGTCGAGGAGACCGACGAGGACACCGGCATCCCGCACCTGGAACTGCAGGTGCCCATGGGCGCCGAGGAGGCGTTCAGCTACCGGGTGTGGCCGATCGAGGTGCCCACTCCGGCGTTCGCCATGCGGGTGCTGACCGAGAACGACACCTACGTGCGCTTCGAGGTGTACCTCACCGAGGGCAGCCAGGGCTATGACGTGATGGGCTACAGCAAGGAGCAGCTCATCGGCAACATCCTCGACGAGTACGAGCGGCACCTCGAATTCCTGCGCCTGCACCGGGAGGCCGTGGCCGACTCCGCGCTACCCGACCACGGGCCCGGCACGGCCGACGTCCAGCAGGAGGAAGACGGGGAGCGCTGA
- a CDS encoding GmrSD restriction endonuclease domain-containing protein, which yields MAKLSMLLDQIESGTVLLPAFQRGYVWNREQVRNLMSSIYQGHPVGGLLMWETATDVAVTGGIRGNGTHLLLLDGQQRMTTLYAIIRGRPPAFFHGDEKAFNDLYFNVDTEKFQFYAPTKMNGDDRWINVSELFASSPVDFYPAFADHPDAKLYLQRLNQLSQITKHDFHQEEITGADMNVDKVVEIFNTVNSGGTKLSKGDLALAQRCAKRPETRQDMREYLDRWEGAGFSFSLDWLLRNATAVAMGRALFSSLEGMSAADFDSALRKSVDHIDAFLDAASGRLGLDHHQVLMGRYAIPVISRLLSLDPSALQNSAHRDRVLFWYIHAALRGRFSGSTETTLQVDYDAAKTNGVDGLIDTLERSRGGTLDIHADDFEAFTRGSRFYPLLYMLTRVKGARDFGSGLELKAESLGKLTSLEMHHIFPKALLDKGPHSGQVNAIANFCFLTQKSNLEIGKKHPQEYFAEVEERHPGALASQWIPTDPDLWRVERYPDFLQARRELLAQAAREFLGELRDGGAPSGQTQELTPVQLVTDAADDDPRAVQIRELIEELQRNGCAEPLTDAGISDPDTGRELAVAEAFWPDGLQPGQGRPVVLELDSDQADVQRLKELDYDVFTSPDALLGFVNRQHAEAAGGGAANEPDAQPRPQDAAEASVPDASAGDGALLREFGSAMRRVYQRALDEAGYRAPRFLGMLADIGPLETARRLLNAPAVSDCFAELWERGRLDLTVEALVLDERFAPLFTDAEATRARTRLEQFGYTGRAAARG from the coding sequence ATGGCCAAACTGTCGATGCTGCTCGACCAGATCGAATCTGGAACGGTGCTACTGCCCGCTTTTCAGCGCGGTTACGTATGGAACCGCGAGCAGGTGCGCAACCTGATGAGCTCGATCTACCAGGGGCACCCCGTCGGTGGCCTGCTGATGTGGGAGACCGCCACCGATGTCGCGGTCACCGGCGGCATCCGGGGCAACGGCACCCATCTGCTGCTGCTCGACGGGCAGCAGCGGATGACGACCCTCTATGCGATCATCCGGGGCCGTCCCCCGGCGTTCTTCCACGGCGACGAAAAGGCGTTCAACGACCTGTACTTCAACGTCGACACCGAAAAGTTCCAGTTCTACGCGCCCACCAAGATGAACGGCGACGACCGCTGGATCAACGTTTCCGAGTTGTTCGCATCCAGCCCAGTGGACTTCTACCCGGCCTTCGCGGACCACCCGGACGCCAAGCTCTACCTGCAACGGCTCAACCAACTGTCGCAGATCACCAAGCACGACTTCCACCAGGAGGAGATCACCGGCGCCGACATGAACGTGGACAAGGTCGTCGAGATCTTCAACACGGTCAACAGCGGCGGCACCAAGCTGTCCAAGGGCGATCTGGCCCTGGCCCAACGGTGCGCGAAGCGGCCCGAGACACGGCAGGACATGCGTGAATACCTCGACCGCTGGGAGGGCGCGGGATTCTCGTTCTCGCTGGACTGGCTACTGCGCAACGCCACAGCGGTCGCCATGGGACGCGCGCTGTTCAGCTCCCTGGAAGGAATGTCGGCTGCGGACTTCGACTCGGCGCTACGGAAGTCCGTCGACCACATCGACGCGTTCCTCGACGCGGCCTCGGGTCGCTTGGGCCTAGACCACCACCAGGTCCTCATGGGCCGCTACGCGATACCGGTGATCTCACGGCTACTCAGCCTGGACCCTAGCGCCCTGCAAAACTCCGCACACCGCGACCGGGTGCTGTTCTGGTACATCCACGCCGCACTGCGCGGCCGTTTCAGCGGCTCCACAGAAACCACTCTGCAAGTCGACTACGACGCGGCCAAGACCAACGGCGTCGACGGTCTCATCGACACCCTGGAACGGTCGCGGGGCGGGACCCTGGACATCCACGCCGACGACTTCGAAGCGTTCACCCGAGGGTCTCGCTTCTACCCCCTGCTCTACATGCTCACCCGCGTGAAGGGCGCGCGGGACTTCGGCAGCGGACTGGAACTGAAAGCGGAATCGCTGGGCAAACTCACCTCGCTGGAGATGCACCACATCTTCCCCAAGGCTCTGCTCGACAAGGGTCCCCACTCGGGGCAGGTCAACGCCATCGCCAACTTCTGCTTCCTCACCCAGAAGTCGAACCTGGAGATCGGCAAGAAGCATCCGCAGGAGTACTTCGCCGAGGTGGAGGAGCGCCACCCGGGGGCCCTCGCCTCGCAGTGGATCCCGACCGACCCCGACCTGTGGCGGGTGGAGCGCTACCCCGACTTCCTGCAGGCGCGGCGCGAACTGCTCGCCCAAGCGGCCCGGGAGTTCCTCGGCGAACTGCGCGACGGCGGAGCGCCGAGCGGACAGACGCAGGAGCTGACACCCGTACAACTGGTCACCGACGCCGCCGACGACGACCCCCGTGCGGTGCAGATCCGCGAGCTGATCGAGGAGCTGCAGCGCAACGGGTGCGCCGAGCCGCTGACCGATGCCGGCATCAGCGACCCCGACACCGGCCGCGAGCTGGCCGTCGCCGAGGCGTTCTGGCCCGACGGCCTGCAGCCGGGCCAGGGGCGGCCGGTGGTGCTGGAGCTCGACTCCGACCAGGCGGACGTGCAGCGGCTCAAGGAACTCGACTACGACGTCTTCACCTCCCCCGACGCCCTGCTGGGGTTCGTCAACCGGCAGCACGCCGAAGCGGCGGGCGGCGGGGCGGCCAACGAGCCGGACGCGCAACCCCGCCCGCAGGACGCCGCCGAGGCATCCGTTCCGGACGCCTCCGCGGGCGACGGCGCCCTGCTGCGGGAGTTCGGCTCGGCCATGCGCAGGGTCTACCAGCGCGCCCTCGACGAGGCCGGGTACCGGGCCCCCCGCTTCCTGGGCATGCTCGCCGACATCGGCCCGCTGGAGACCGCCCGCCGGCTGCTCAACGCCCCGGCGGTCTCCGACTGCTTCGCCGAGCTGTGGGAGCGCGGCCGCCTGGACCTGACCGTCGAGGCCCTGGTCCTGGACGAGCGCTTCGCGCCGCTGTTCACCGACGCCGAGGCCACGCGTGCCCGTACCCGGCTGGAGCAGTTCGGCTACACCGGGCGGGCCGCAGCGCGCGGTTAG
- a CDS encoding UvrD-helicase domain-containing protein yields MPRLAIDRDFLREYARLEKHVQDRVEEVFAKFDHATHAGLHLEKILHARDQRFRTIRIDKFWRGVVIAPDSGDIYTLLKVMPHDDAYTWARRRTASVNTATGRIEIRDSEAIDTTMPHLERMASGRTAADERLFGEVSDADMHRLGVDPQTLALARALTDPVQLEAAQAFLPPAQWEVLYGLASGMTPEAVWEELGAAITGEEYDPEDLDAAVRRSPDRVVLVDGPRELMAVFARPFDLWRVYLHPLQREAAEARHSGPARVTGGPGTGKTVVALHRARALAERGEGPVLVTTFTSTLAESLAAGVKVLAETPEVLDAVTVEHVDRLAHRVFREVHGPPRLLSGHQEREMWTAVVERTDTDFSPAFLSEEWRQVILAQQVESADDYLRAKRTGRGRRLGAAQKARVWQAVCEFRREMREQGAWTHETVCEEAARILAGRDDKPYRHVIVDEAQDLSAEKWRLLRAAVPAGPDDLFIAGDTHQRIYQHRISFRDVGVHIAGRSRRLRVNYRTTAEILGWSLELLHGERIDDMDGGLESVAGCRSEVRGFPPQLTGFANRRAELRHLADSVREWLDSDVEAAEIGVAARSNRLAQEAADALAGAGLPARMLSGGQAEEDAVSVGTMHRMKGLEFRCLAVVGADADQVPAAKAVTPESEDATTHAHDTQRERCLLFVACTRARELLNVTWQGEPSPFLPSGEG; encoded by the coding sequence GTGCCCCGACTCGCCATCGACCGCGACTTCCTCCGCGAGTACGCCCGGCTGGAGAAGCACGTGCAGGACCGGGTGGAGGAGGTGTTCGCGAAGTTCGACCACGCCACCCACGCCGGCCTGCACCTGGAGAAGATCCTGCACGCCCGCGACCAGCGGTTCCGCACCATCCGCATCGACAAGTTCTGGCGCGGCGTGGTGATCGCGCCCGACTCCGGCGACATCTACACGCTGCTGAAGGTGATGCCGCACGACGACGCCTACACCTGGGCGCGGCGGCGCACCGCCTCCGTCAACACCGCCACCGGGCGCATCGAGATCCGCGACAGCGAGGCCATCGACACCACCATGCCGCATCTGGAACGCATGGCCTCCGGTCGGACCGCCGCGGACGAGCGGCTGTTCGGGGAGGTCTCCGACGCCGACATGCACCGGCTGGGCGTCGACCCGCAGACGCTGGCACTGGCCCGCGCGCTGACCGACCCCGTGCAACTGGAGGCCGCCCAGGCGTTCCTGCCGCCCGCGCAGTGGGAGGTGCTCTACGGCCTGGCCTCGGGCATGACCCCCGAGGCGGTCTGGGAGGAGCTGGGCGCGGCCATCACCGGCGAGGAGTACGACCCCGAGGACCTGGACGCCGCGGTGCGGCGCAGCCCCGACCGGGTGGTGCTGGTCGACGGCCCGCGCGAGCTGATGGCGGTGTTCGCCCGGCCGTTCGACCTGTGGCGCGTCTACCTGCACCCCCTGCAGCGCGAGGCGGCCGAGGCCCGCCACAGCGGCCCGGCCCGTGTCACCGGCGGTCCCGGCACCGGCAAGACCGTGGTCGCTCTGCACCGCGCCCGCGCTCTGGCCGAGCGCGGCGAGGGGCCGGTCCTGGTGACCACCTTCACCTCGACGCTGGCCGAGTCCCTGGCGGCAGGCGTGAAGGTGCTGGCGGAGACGCCCGAGGTGCTGGACGCGGTCACCGTGGAACACGTCGACCGGCTCGCCCACCGCGTCTTCCGCGAGGTGCACGGCCCGCCGCGGCTGCTGTCGGGCCACCAGGAGCGCGAGATGTGGACCGCCGTCGTCGAGCGGACCGACACCGACTTCAGCCCCGCCTTCCTCTCCGAGGAGTGGCGCCAGGTGATCCTGGCCCAGCAGGTGGAGTCGGCCGACGACTACCTGCGGGCCAAACGCACCGGGCGCGGGCGGCGGCTCGGCGCCGCGCAGAAGGCGCGCGTGTGGCAGGCCGTCTGCGAGTTCCGGCGCGAGATGCGCGAACAGGGCGCCTGGACCCACGAGACGGTGTGCGAGGAGGCGGCGCGCATCCTCGCCGGGCGCGACGACAAGCCCTACCGCCACGTGATCGTCGACGAGGCCCAGGACTTGAGCGCCGAGAAGTGGCGGCTGCTGCGCGCCGCCGTTCCCGCGGGCCCCGACGACCTGTTCATCGCGGGCGACACCCACCAGCGGATCTATCAGCACCGCATCAGCTTCCGCGACGTCGGCGTGCACATCGCGGGGCGCTCGCGGCGGCTGCGCGTCAACTACCGCACCACCGCCGAGATCCTGGGCTGGAGCCTGGAACTGCTGCACGGTGAACGCATCGACGACATGGACGGCGGGCTGGAGTCGGTGGCCGGGTGCCGCTCGGAGGTGCGCGGCTTCCCACCGCAGCTCACCGGCTTCGCCAACCGCCGCGCCGAGCTGCGCCACCTGGCCGACAGCGTGCGGGAGTGGCTGGACTCCGACGTCGAGGCCGCGGAGATCGGGGTGGCCGCGCGCTCCAACCGGCTGGCGCAGGAGGCGGCCGACGCGCTGGCGGGGGCGGGCCTGCCCGCGCGCATGCTCAGCGGCGGGCAGGCCGAGGAGGACGCGGTCTCGGTGGGCACGATGCACCGGATGAAGGGGCTGGAGTTCCGCTGCCTGGCGGTGGTCGGCGCCGACGCCGACCAGGTCCCCGCGGCCAAGGCCGTCACTCCCGAGTCCGAGGACGCCACCACCCACGCCCACGACACCCAGCGCGAGCGCTGCCTGCTGTTCGTCGCCTGCACGCGGGCGCGCGAACTGCTGAATGTGACCTGGCAGGGCGAGCCGAGCCCGTTCCTGCCGAGTGGTGAGGGTTGA
- a CDS encoding serine/threonine-protein kinase: MSPANAPQPRSTVLDGRYDLRPVPLARGGMGEVWEGHDTRLDREVAVKFIRFPDGERDEEMVRRFVRESRITARLRHPGVPAVYDAGSYEGRPYLVMERVHGISIADLVAEQERLEPGWAAAVAAQVCSVLAAAHGASLVHRDLKPTNLMLEPEGTVKVLDFGLAVALEGSDGSRITRSGETPGTAAYMSPEQLLTGVSTPRSDLYALGCALYEMLTGVRAFTGSTPFAVMAKQVGEAPPQLATLRPDAPEGLRRVVEALLAKAPEERPGGAEEAYRALLPHASALGPIPGVLHPPALPSPVRMQAAVLDRVFADRPGGPGAAADTDTGTADAGATAAADAAPDPVAADPPASAAGGSEPPADGRGRPGTTLPAAPTAASSSGTAPAPSSAPSSATGGMARPDIGAARSRAAALATDSRYRQAADVLQAAVETATAAFGSADSDVVELRMDWANVLFEGGDFRGAAPVYASVATDLTRRHGEDDPLVFRCRLQHATCRALLGETDAALETLRRLLADEERVYGAEDQRPLELRRQIGLLELGAGRRDRAGHTLHTLADDLRRIHGPDHPALAQVLALLQGPLAETDGG; this comes from the coding sequence ATGAGCCCGGCGAACGCGCCGCAGCCCCGATCCACCGTGCTGGACGGGCGCTACGATCTCAGACCGGTGCCGCTGGCCCGCGGCGGGATGGGCGAGGTCTGGGAGGGCCACGACACCCGGCTGGACCGGGAGGTCGCCGTCAAGTTCATCCGGTTCCCCGACGGCGAGCGGGACGAGGAGATGGTGCGGCGCTTCGTCCGGGAGTCGCGCATCACCGCGCGGCTGCGCCATCCCGGGGTGCCCGCCGTGTACGACGCGGGGTCCTACGAAGGCCGCCCCTATCTGGTGATGGAGCGCGTGCACGGCATCAGCATCGCCGACCTGGTGGCCGAGCAGGAGCGTCTGGAGCCGGGCTGGGCCGCCGCTGTCGCGGCCCAGGTCTGCTCGGTGCTCGCCGCCGCGCACGGCGCCTCGCTGGTGCACCGCGACCTGAAGCCCACCAACCTGATGCTGGAGCCCGAGGGGACGGTGAAGGTGCTGGACTTCGGGCTGGCGGTGGCGCTGGAGGGCTCCGACGGCTCCCGGATCACCCGCAGCGGCGAGACACCGGGAACAGCCGCCTACATGTCCCCCGAGCAGCTGCTGACGGGGGTGAGTACGCCGCGGAGCGACTTGTACGCGCTGGGCTGCGCCCTCTACGAGATGCTGACGGGAGTGCGCGCCTTCACCGGTTCGACGCCGTTCGCCGTGATGGCCAAGCAGGTCGGCGAGGCACCGCCGCAGCTGGCGACGCTGCGCCCCGATGCGCCGGAAGGGCTGCGCCGGGTGGTGGAGGCGCTGCTGGCCAAGGCGCCGGAGGAGCGCCCCGGGGGCGCCGAGGAGGCGTACCGGGCCCTGCTTCCGCACGCCTCGGCTCTCGGGCCGATCCCCGGTGTGCTGCACCCGCCGGCGCTGCCGAGCCCGGTGCGGATGCAGGCCGCAGTCCTCGACCGCGTCTTCGCCGACCGGCCGGGCGGGCCGGGCGCCGCCGCCGACACCGACACCGGCACCGCCGACGCCGGTGCCACCGCTGCCGCTGACGCTGCACCCGACCCGGTGGCGGCCGACCCGCCCGCGTCGGCCGCCGGCGGCTCCGAACCGCCCGCGGACGGGCGGGGGCGTCCCGGCACGACGCTTCCGGCGGCGCCGACGGCCGCGTCCTCGTCCGGAACCGCGCCCGCGCCGTCGTCCGCGCCGTCGTCCGCGACCGGCGGCATGGCACGACCCGACATCGGCGCCGCCCGGTCGCGGGCCGCCGCGCTGGCGACCGACTCCCGCTACCGGCAGGCCGCCGACGTGCTGCAGGCCGCCGTGGAGACCGCGACAGCCGCGTTCGGCTCCGCCGACTCCGACGTGGTGGAGCTCCGCATGGACTGGGCCAACGTGCTGTTCGAGGGAGGCGACTTCCGGGGCGCCGCGCCGGTCTACGCCTCGGTCGCCACCGACCTGACCCGGCGCCACGGCGAAGACGACCCCCTGGTGTTCCGCTGCCGCCTGCAGCACGCCACCTGCCGTGCGCTGCTCGGCGAGACCGATGCGGCGCTGGAGACCCTGCGCCGCCTGCTGGCCGACGAGGAGCGCGTCTACGGCGCCGAGGACCAGCGCCCGCTGGAGCTGCGCCGCCAGATCGGCCTGCTGGAGCTCGGCGCGGGGCGGCGCGACCGGGCCGGGCACACGCTGCACACCCTCGCCGACGATCTGAGACGGATCCACGGCCCCGACCATCCCGCACTCGCCCAGGTCCTGGCCCTGCTCCAGGGCCCCCTCGCCGAGACCGACGGCGGATGA
- a CDS encoding HsdM family class I SAM-dependent methyltransferase, with protein sequence MSGRDGERAVLGAADIARLAGVRRPAVSNWRRRFADFPRPVAGSSANPLFSLAEVEHWCRDHGKPFEADAAERLWQRMLAEVDGVRTAAFLAHAGLVLTGLPADGTNLDAPGGQWTELLGAVADTVRDRPAEAEVLYERLCSRFTAARERAGVLDDGVCAAMAEIAGIEPGSAVLDPACGTGALLRAAADRGAAVLLGQDLDPAHAVMARSRLLLAGRDCATADGDTLRADAFGDRTADAVLCDPPFRDRHWGYEELEGDPRWVFGQPPRGEGELAWVQHCLARVRPGGTVVVRMPAAAAERPSGRRVRAELVSSGALRMVAELPGGDGPASAHLWVLLRPDAEDRGPGGAPVVLTVAGVRDARDLVRIWERREAPAALTGGGPDESVAAPVPAAELVAAGMDLRPGRERASDARAAASAYPKLRAELLDALSAAADLPPELFADAAAGTEETGGPGTGGRAVAELAAAGVLEVHQAPLGAQVERGPLAVLTHKDLREGRAPSGRGEEVPGRVVIRPGDVLAAAAGRAAARVAGAAEAGAALGPRLVLLRCDPEHLDAEYLAGLLTAAAADDGHRSRSSRFDPRAVRVPALPVEQQRVRAEALRRLAQTERDLARLAGLGERLAGLGRQGLFSRTLATEEAP encoded by the coding sequence ATGAGCGGGCGCGACGGCGAGCGGGCCGTGCTCGGGGCCGCCGACATCGCGCGGCTGGCCGGGGTGCGGCGTCCCGCGGTGAGCAACTGGCGGCGCCGCTTCGCCGACTTCCCCCGGCCGGTAGCGGGTAGTTCGGCGAACCCGCTGTTCTCCCTGGCGGAGGTGGAACACTGGTGCCGCGACCACGGCAAACCGTTCGAGGCCGATGCGGCCGAGCGGCTCTGGCAGCGGATGCTGGCCGAGGTCGACGGCGTGCGCACGGCGGCCTTCCTCGCCCATGCCGGGCTGGTGCTCACCGGGCTGCCCGCCGACGGCACGAACCTGGATGCGCCGGGCGGGCAGTGGACGGAGCTGCTGGGCGCGGTAGCCGACACCGTCCGGGACCGCCCGGCCGAAGCCGAGGTCCTGTACGAGCGACTGTGCTCCCGGTTCACGGCGGCGCGGGAGCGCGCAGGCGTACTGGACGACGGGGTCTGCGCGGCGATGGCGGAGATCGCCGGAATCGAGCCCGGAAGCGCGGTGCTGGACCCGGCGTGCGGCACGGGTGCGCTGCTGCGTGCCGCCGCCGACCGCGGCGCCGCCGTGCTGCTGGGCCAGGACCTCGACCCCGCGCACGCCGTCATGGCGCGTTCGCGGCTGCTGCTGGCGGGCCGCGACTGCGCCACGGCCGACGGGGACACGCTGCGCGCCGACGCCTTCGGCGACCGCACGGCCGACGCGGTGCTGTGCGACCCCCCGTTCCGCGACCGGCACTGGGGTTACGAGGAACTGGAGGGCGACCCCCGGTGGGTCTTCGGACAGCCGCCGCGCGGCGAGGGGGAGCTGGCGTGGGTGCAGCACTGCCTGGCCCGTGTCCGCCCCGGCGGCACGGTGGTGGTGCGCATGCCCGCGGCCGCCGCCGAGCGGCCGTCCGGGCGGCGGGTGCGCGCGGAACTGGTCTCCTCGGGCGCGCTGCGCATGGTCGCCGAACTGCCCGGCGGCGACGGCCCGGCGAGTGCCCACCTGTGGGTGCTGCTGCGCCCGGACGCCGAAGACCGCGGGCCCGGGGGCGCACCGGTGGTGCTGACGGTGGCCGGGGTGCGCGACGCGCGCGACCTCGTGCGGATCTGGGAACGGCGCGAGGCGCCGGCGGCGCTCACCGGTGGCGGTCCCGACGAGTCCGTTGCCGCGCCGGTGCCCGCCGCCGAACTCGTGGCCGCCGGCATGGACCTGCGGCCGGGACGGGAGCGCGCCTCCGACGCCCGCGCCGCCGCAAGCGCGTACCCGAAGCTGCGGGCGGAGCTGCTCGACGCCCTGAGTGCCGCGGCCGACCTGCCGCCGGAACTCTTCGCCGACGCGGCCGCGGGGACCGAGGAGACCGGCGGGCCCGGGACCGGCGGACGCGCGGTCGCCGAACTGGCCGCGGCGGGGGTGCTGGAGGTTCACCAGGCTCCGCTGGGCGCGCAGGTGGAGCGGGGCCCGCTCGCCGTGCTCACGCACAAGGACTTGCGCGAGGGGCGGGCGCCCAGCGGCCGCGGGGAAGAGGTGCCCGGCCGGGTGGTGATCCGCCCGGGTGACGTGCTCGCGGCGGCCGCCGGCCGCGCCGCGGCGCGGGTGGCGGGCGCCGCCGAAGCCGGGGCGGCGCTGGGGCCGCGGCTGGTGCTGCTGCGCTGCGACCCCGAGCACCTCGACGCGGAATACCTCGCCGGGCTGCTCACGGCCGCCGCCGCGGACGACGGCCACCGGTCCCGCTCGTCGCGCTTCGATCCGCGGGCCGTGCGCGTGCCCGCGCTGCCGGTGGAGCAGCAGCGCGTCCGAGCCGAGGCGCTGCGCCGCCTCGCACAGACCGAGCGGGACCTCGCCCGCCTCGCCGGCCTCGGCGAGCGCCTGGCCGGCCTGGGCCGACAGGGCCTGTTCTCCCGCACCCTCGCCACCGAGGAGGCCCCGTGA